The following coding sequences are from one Chitinimonas sp. BJYL2 window:
- a CDS encoding type II secretion system protein N: MIISLPTSPWFYRCLNAALLLIVAWLAAGLFWLLVGPAPSLPVAAPPLSATRPAPVDVSALAALFGPPAGDLQPSSLNLKLRGVIAHASPAAAIFEQPGQAALAVRVGEEIQSGVRLSDVGFDHVIVDNRGRRERLELDAKPAASGVALAGGLPPAAPPVQQGEPARRPEGYGERGERMSRADRGRLGPSAARSGDDRLLNRQTLVEGMQTLNVADWARGLVDAPGAGIVVENAAAQPLAGPLGLQSGDVISSVNGTPLQRAADISALYAAFSQSSQVQVSVIRNGTPVQLRYRIENRPTP, encoded by the coding sequence ATGATCATCTCTCTACCCACTTCGCCGTGGTTCTATCGCTGCCTGAATGCAGCCCTGTTGCTGATCGTTGCCTGGTTGGCCGCAGGATTGTTCTGGCTGCTTGTCGGCCCGGCACCCAGCCTGCCGGTCGCTGCGCCGCCGCTTTCCGCTACGCGGCCTGCGCCTGTGGATGTCTCGGCGCTGGCCGCCTTGTTCGGCCCTCCTGCGGGCGATCTGCAGCCGTCTTCCCTGAACCTCAAGCTGCGCGGCGTGATTGCCCACGCCAGCCCGGCTGCCGCCATCTTCGAGCAGCCTGGACAAGCTGCGCTGGCCGTCCGGGTTGGTGAGGAGATCCAGTCCGGGGTGCGTCTTTCAGATGTCGGTTTCGATCATGTGATCGTGGATAACCGCGGTCGCCGGGAACGGCTGGAGCTGGATGCCAAGCCTGCCGCCAGCGGAGTGGCCTTGGCTGGTGGTCTGCCGCCGGCAGCGCCACCTGTGCAGCAGGGCGAGCCTGCGCGCCGCCCCGAGGGGTATGGCGAGCGTGGCGAGCGGATGTCGCGCGCGGACCGGGGCAGGCTGGGGCCCTCCGCAGCCCGATCCGGCGACGACAGGTTGTTGAACCGGCAAACCCTGGTCGAGGGCATGCAAACACTGAATGTTGCTGACTGGGCGCGTGGTTTGGTGGATGCGCCGGGTGCTGGCATCGTGGTGGAAAATGCGGCTGCGCAGCCGCTCGCAGGTCCGTTAGGGCTGCAAAGTGGCGATGTGATCAGCAGTGTCAACGGCACCCCTTTGCAGCGTGCCGCCGATATCTCGGCGCTTTACGCAGCATTCAGTCAGTCTAGCCAGGTCCAGGTTTCAGTTATCCGCAACGGCACACCCGTGCAGCTGCGTTACCGTATCGAAAATCGCCCAACGCCATGA
- a CDS encoding phosphomannomutase/phosphoglucomutase, protein MLAPQLFKAYDIRGIVGETLTVDAARLIGRAIGSEAVARQQTRVVVGRDARLSSPALTEALIAGLRETGTAVIDTGVVTTPLVWFAAHHLQTLSGVMVTGSHNPPEYNGIKIMLAGETLAGDAIQALRARIEAAEFAQGAGTYSSADVREAYYRHIVGDLTLQRRISLVVDAGNGVGGLLAPVLYRRLGCRVRELNCVPDGRFPNHHPDPARPENLAELTQALAMTDAEVGFAFDGDADRLGVVTKDGNIIYPDRLLMAFAADALGREPGGKVVYDVKSSRLVAPWVKAHKGKAVMARTGHSYMKAKMKETGALVGGELSGHLFFAERWFGFDDGVYAGARLLEILSQVEDASALLNALPQGVSTPEIQIPMAEGDAHALIARLQKSASFPEAELVTLDGLRVEYEDGFGLLRASNTTPVLVLRFEGDDSKALKRIQATFRRLLARELGKDLPF, encoded by the coding sequence ATGCTTGCTCCCCAGTTGTTCAAGGCCTACGACATACGCGGCATCGTGGGCGAAACCCTCACGGTTGATGCCGCCCGGTTGATTGGCCGTGCCATCGGCAGCGAGGCGGTGGCCCGGCAGCAGACCCGTGTTGTGGTTGGCCGCGATGCCCGCTTGTCCAGCCCGGCACTCACCGAGGCCCTGATCGCCGGTTTACGGGAAACCGGGACAGCCGTGATCGATACCGGCGTGGTCACTACGCCGCTGGTGTGGTTTGCCGCCCACCATCTGCAGACGCTATCGGGCGTGATGGTGACGGGTAGTCATAATCCGCCCGAGTACAACGGCATCAAGATCATGCTGGCGGGCGAAACCCTGGCGGGCGATGCCATCCAGGCCCTGCGTGCGCGTATCGAGGCTGCCGAGTTTGCCCAAGGTGCGGGTACTTACAGTAGCGCTGATGTGCGTGAGGCCTACTACCGGCACATTGTCGGCGATCTGACACTGCAGCGGCGGATCAGCCTGGTGGTGGATGCGGGCAACGGTGTCGGCGGTTTGCTTGCGCCGGTGCTGTACCGGCGGCTCGGTTGCCGCGTGCGCGAGCTCAATTGCGTACCCGACGGCCGCTTCCCCAATCACCACCCCGACCCGGCGAGGCCGGAGAATCTGGCAGAACTGACGCAGGCGCTCGCCATGACGGATGCCGAAGTCGGCTTTGCTTTTGATGGCGATGCCGACCGACTGGGTGTGGTGACCAAGGACGGCAACATCATTTACCCCGATCGCTTGCTGATGGCGTTTGCCGCCGATGCCTTGGGCCGCGAGCCGGGCGGCAAGGTGGTGTACGACGTCAAATCGAGCCGCCTGGTGGCTCCCTGGGTCAAGGCCCACAAGGGCAAGGCGGTGATGGCGCGTACTGGCCACAGTTATATGAAGGCCAAGATGAAGGAAACCGGTGCGTTGGTTGGCGGCGAGTTATCGGGCCATCTGTTCTTCGCCGAGCGATGGTTCGGCTTTGATGATGGGGTTTACGCCGGTGCGCGGCTGCTGGAAATCCTGTCCCAGGTTGAAGATGCCAGCGCCTTGCTCAATGCCTTGCCTCAGGGGGTCAGCACACCCGAAATCCAGATCCCGATGGCCGAGGGCGACGCCCATGCGCTGATTGCCCGCTTGCAAAAGAGCGCAAGCTTTCCCGAGGCCGAACTGGTCACGCTGGATGGTTTGCGGGTGGAATATGAGGACGGGTTCGGCTTGCTGCGGGCATCCAATACCACGCCCGTACTGGTATTGCGGTTCGAGGGCGATGACAGCAAGGCACTCAAGCGGATACAGGCCACCTTCCGCCGCTTGCTGGCCCGTGAGCTGGGCAAGGATCTGCCGTTCTGA
- a CDS encoding ABC transporter substrate-binding protein produces the protein MARHTAGHLIAPLLGYVLMLLATGPVHAAATPSASLPVLHVVGDHAPPFRIMEGNQCTGMYCEVMQLLAQRAGYALQFSNVPPKRALKMMELGEADIMLGPNRIPAREHYLHFMVASFPPANKAFYVRPGGPAINGYEDLNGLTISVEAGKVFFEPFDSDRQLKRDPVTDSLTALRKAATGRSDAALLPEFEGDWLIRRNGLNLDKAAWRVPGRVSHIAFSRASPKHAAIEPLEAAFAEMARDGSLKAIISRYQ, from the coding sequence ATGGCTCGCCATACCGCAGGCCACCTGATTGCACCCCTGCTCGGTTACGTGCTGATGCTGCTGGCCACGGGCCCGGTGCACGCTGCTGCCACCCCGTCAGCAAGCCTGCCGGTACTGCACGTCGTGGGCGATCACGCGCCGCCCTTCCGCATCATGGAGGGCAACCAGTGCACCGGTATGTACTGCGAAGTCATGCAACTGCTTGCCCAGCGCGCCGGTTATGCCCTGCAGTTCAGCAATGTGCCGCCCAAGCGCGCCCTGAAGATGATGGAATTGGGGGAGGCGGACATCATGTTGGGGCCTAACCGCATTCCGGCACGCGAACACTATCTGCATTTCATGGTGGCGAGCTTCCCGCCGGCCAACAAGGCCTTCTACGTGCGGCCAGGCGGTCCTGCGATCAACGGCTACGAAGACCTCAACGGACTCACCATTTCTGTCGAAGCAGGCAAGGTCTTTTTTGAGCCGTTTGATTCCGACAGACAGCTGAAACGTGACCCGGTTACCGATTCACTCACCGCCCTGCGCAAGGCCGCCACGGGCCGAAGTGATGCGGCCTTGCTGCCCGAGTTCGAGGGGGACTGGTTGATACGCCGCAATGGCCTGAACCTGGACAAGGCGGCATGGCGCGTACCGGGACGCGTCTCGCATATCGCGTTCTCGCGCGCGTCCCCCAAACACGCTGCTATCGAGCCGCTTGAAGCGGCTTTTGCAGAGATGGCGCGCGATGGCAGCCTCAAGGCCATCATCAGCCGCTACCAGTAA
- a CDS encoding 2OG-Fe(II) oxygenase yields the protein MVEPYASTAQLAQSGIVYERLFSEAECERIRSALLTARDWAPAHVVNASDTGEEAIELMPEVRLAEVSEFAGVRKVMNRFCRRIEQKLVPGLVAEFGKSDIEPQEFCAIRYTQGGRYLPHRDNGGSLDHRAFSVVCYLNEDFVGGGTCFPDMGFQIEPRTGMAIAFPSEYLHAALPVEAGCKQVLVSWIRGGPAIAWI from the coding sequence ATGGTTGAACCTTACGCATCGACAGCGCAGCTGGCGCAGAGTGGCATCGTTTACGAGCGATTATTCAGCGAGGCCGAGTGTGAGCGCATTCGCAGTGCGCTGCTCACTGCGCGGGACTGGGCGCCGGCTCATGTGGTCAATGCCAGCGATACCGGCGAGGAAGCGATTGAACTGATGCCGGAGGTCCGCTTGGCGGAAGTCAGCGAGTTTGCCGGTGTACGCAAGGTCATGAATCGTTTCTGCCGGCGTATCGAGCAGAAGCTGGTTCCCGGCTTGGTGGCGGAATTCGGCAAATCCGATATCGAGCCGCAGGAGTTCTGCGCAATCCGTTACACCCAAGGTGGCCGCTATCTGCCGCATCGCGACAATGGCGGGTCACTGGACCATCGGGCGTTTTCGGTGGTCTGTTATCTCAATGAAGACTTCGTGGGTGGTGGCACCTGTTTCCCGGATATGGGATTCCAGATTGAGCCGCGCACCGGGATGGCGATTGCTTTCCCGTCCGAATATCTGCATGCGGCATTGCCGGTTGAGGCCGGTTGCAAGCAGGTGCTGGTGAGCTGGATCCGCGGCGGGCCCGCCATCGCGTGGATCTGA
- a CDS encoding CheR family methyltransferase: MTTKPPTRPLIIPPLPPVTTSAGSREFKFTQQDFDRVKKLIYEYAGIALNESKHDMVYGRLAKRLRALGMTNFQDYLALLERGSGNTAEWEAFINSLTTNLTSFFRESHHFPMLRDHLRANQSQGPQNIWCSASSTGEEPWSLAITAAEAFDTLRPPVKIIATDLDTNVLKIAQAGVYSADKVDKLTPAQLTRFFNKRADGQYEIKTELKEMMTFRKLNLIEPIWSVRGPFDAMFCRNVMIYFDRQTQLKILERFAPLLRDNGLLFVGHSENLYHASHLFTLKGKTVYEREKGTRTGA, from the coding sequence ATGACGACCAAACCGCCAACTCGCCCCCTGATCATTCCGCCATTGCCACCCGTGACTACCTCGGCCGGGAGCCGCGAGTTCAAGTTCACCCAGCAGGATTTTGATCGGGTGAAGAAGCTCATTTATGAGTACGCGGGCATCGCCCTCAACGAGAGCAAGCACGATATGGTTTATGGCCGCTTGGCCAAACGCCTGCGCGCACTAGGAATGACCAATTTTCAGGATTACCTGGCCTTGCTGGAGCGGGGTAGCGGCAACACGGCGGAGTGGGAAGCCTTCATCAACTCGCTGACTACCAACCTCACGTCATTCTTTCGTGAGTCTCATCACTTTCCAATGCTGCGGGATCATCTGCGCGCCAATCAATCGCAGGGTCCGCAAAACATCTGGTGTTCAGCCTCTTCCACCGGCGAGGAGCCTTGGTCTCTGGCCATCACGGCGGCAGAGGCCTTTGATACCCTGCGACCGCCCGTCAAGATCATCGCAACCGATCTGGACACCAATGTGCTGAAGATCGCCCAGGCGGGTGTCTACAGCGCCGACAAGGTCGACAAGCTCACGCCGGCCCAGCTGACGCGCTTCTTCAACAAGCGCGCTGACGGGCAATACGAGATCAAGACTGAGCTCAAGGAAATGATGACCTTCCGCAAGCTCAACCTGATCGAGCCGATCTGGTCGGTGCGGGGGCCCTTCGACGCGATGTTCTGCCGTAACGTAATGATCTATTTCGACCGGCAGACGCAACTCAAGATACTGGAGCGTTTTGCGCCGTTATTGCGTGATAACGGTTTGCTGTTCGTGGGGCACTCGGAAAATCTGTACCACGCATCGCATCTGTTCACGCTCAAGGGCAAGACCGTCTACGAGCGCGAAAAAGGCACCCGGACGGGTGCCTGA
- the gspD gene encoding type II secretion system secretin GspD, with translation MKRQLKTLALALLLTGQVWAADDKVMLNFVNSDIESTVKAVGLITGKNFVLDPRVKGTVNIVSASPVRQKDVYEILLAALRLQGFAVVEVAGAVRIVPEADAKQSYGLTLGPKLNASGERIVTQVYPLKHESAQALVPVLRPLITPNNSITPYPGANILVITDYADNIKRLNQIVALVDQPAAADLEVLKLNYASAPDVGQMIGRLMPEVIVSSGAGATAPLVSPDGVRKTSLVADVRSNSLLVRGDNAAHLAQIRKIVASLDKESAAGGNIHVIYLRNAEATKLAATLKAILTGTDVPQQASSNFTSVSQSGLGGTPVQSASAMPVVTTGGGSAGGQAGNGVAIQADATTNALIVTAPDNVYNNIRAVIDKLDVRRAQVYVEAMIAEVSIDKSGEFGIQWLVGGGSDKANTIGLSNLGQGGSSLANIAAAVATKSYSALPAGFTLGVVNGSVSGDGKTPTLGAIATAIEANGDGNVLSMPNLLTLDNEEAKILVGQNIPIITGTQSSTGANQNPFTTVERKDVGIQLKVKPQVSEGGAITLSVSQEVSSIDASVSTNGTGIATKKRTIDSKVLVDDGQVIVLGGLIENKVSEGVNKVPLLGDIPVLGNLFRYEKRSSGRTNLMVFLRPVVLRDSQSAATLSNERYQMLRETQQAYQSDRRVMLPDLPEVALPVLDVRPAKPAEAPTGSAQ, from the coding sequence ATGAAAAGACAGCTAAAGACGCTCGCCCTTGCCTTGTTGCTCACCGGTCAGGTGTGGGCTGCAGATGACAAGGTGATGCTCAACTTCGTCAATTCGGACATCGAATCCACGGTCAAAGCGGTGGGGCTGATTACGGGCAAGAATTTCGTGCTCGATCCCCGGGTGAAGGGCACGGTGAATATCGTGTCGGCCAGCCCGGTGCGGCAGAAGGATGTGTACGAAATCCTGCTGGCGGCGCTCCGGCTGCAAGGCTTTGCCGTGGTGGAAGTGGCGGGTGCAGTGCGTATCGTGCCGGAAGCCGATGCCAAGCAGAGCTATGGTCTGACCCTGGGTCCCAAGCTCAATGCCAGTGGCGAGCGCATTGTGACCCAGGTGTACCCGCTCAAGCATGAGTCGGCGCAGGCACTGGTGCCGGTATTGCGGCCCCTGATTACCCCGAACAACTCCATTACGCCTTACCCCGGCGCGAATATCCTGGTCATTACTGACTACGCCGACAATATCAAGCGTCTGAACCAGATCGTGGCCTTGGTCGATCAGCCGGCCGCAGCCGATCTGGAGGTGCTCAAGCTGAACTATGCATCGGCGCCGGACGTGGGCCAGATGATCGGCCGGTTGATGCCTGAGGTCATCGTCAGCAGTGGCGCGGGCGCTACGGCACCACTGGTGTCCCCTGACGGAGTACGCAAGACTTCCTTGGTGGCGGATGTGCGCAGCAACAGTCTGCTGGTGCGCGGTGATAACGCCGCCCATCTTGCGCAGATCCGCAAGATTGTCGCCAGCCTCGACAAAGAGAGTGCAGCGGGCGGCAATATCCATGTGATCTATCTGCGCAATGCCGAGGCCACCAAGCTGGCTGCCACGCTCAAGGCGATTCTCACCGGGACCGATGTGCCGCAGCAGGCCAGCAGCAACTTCACCAGCGTGAGCCAGTCTGGTCTGGGCGGTACACCGGTCCAGTCGGCCTCCGCCATGCCGGTGGTCACCACGGGTGGTGGCAGTGCGGGTGGGCAGGCAGGCAATGGCGTGGCGATTCAGGCCGATGCCACCACCAATGCCTTGATCGTGACCGCGCCCGACAATGTCTACAACAATATCCGTGCGGTGATCGACAAGCTGGATGTGCGCCGCGCGCAGGTTTATGTGGAGGCGATGATTGCCGAAGTCTCCATCGACAAGAGTGGCGAGTTCGGCATCCAGTGGCTTGTCGGTGGTGGTAGCGACAAGGCCAATACCATCGGCCTGAGCAATCTGGGGCAGGGTGGTTCCAGCCTCGCCAATATTGCGGCGGCAGTGGCAACCAAGTCGTATTCGGCATTGCCGGCCGGGTTTACGCTGGGCGTGGTCAACGGCAGTGTCAGCGGCGACGGCAAGACGCCCACGCTGGGTGCGATTGCCACGGCGATCGAGGCCAACGGTGATGGCAATGTGCTCTCCATGCCCAACCTGCTGACGCTGGATAACGAGGAGGCCAAGATCCTCGTGGGTCAGAATATCCCCATCATTACCGGTACGCAGTCGTCCACCGGCGCCAACCAGAACCCGTTCACCACCGTGGAACGCAAGGACGTGGGTATCCAGCTCAAGGTCAAGCCGCAGGTGTCCGAGGGCGGTGCGATCACGCTGTCGGTATCGCAGGAGGTATCCAGCATTGATGCCAGCGTTTCCACCAACGGCACGGGCATTGCCACCAAGAAGCGCACCATCGACTCCAAGGTGTTGGTGGATGATGGTCAGGTCATCGTGCTCGGCGGCCTGATCGAGAACAAGGTGTCCGAAGGTGTGAACAAGGTCCCGCTGCTGGGCGATATCCCGGTGCTGGGTAATCTGTTCCGCTATGAGAAGCGCTCCAGCGGCCGCACCAATCTGATGGTTTTCCTGCGCCCGGTGGTGCTGCGCGATAGCCAGAGTGCCGCCACCCTCAGCAACGAGCGTTACCAGATGCTGCGCGAAACCCAGCAGGCCTACCAATCCGATCGCCGCGTCATGCTGCCCGATCTGCCCGAGGTGGCCCTGCCAGTGCTGGATGTGCGGCCTGCCAAGCCGGCAGAGGCCCCGACGGGTTCTGCGCAATGA
- a CDS encoding energy transducer TonB, whose amino-acid sequence MWSAPAQPKRLPVLLVVGLLHLGLLQLALLRLQQDPVRREPVPLMTTLILPAPVPEPQAAPELQQPRQTTLALPRRDLVATPEIDIAPVTQVQLAVSTFSEPPAPSRIETPPTPPSPPAPIVPPRSDAAHLNNPPPSYPGLSRKLGEEGRVMLLVFIQPDGKVSEVRLKQSSGFERLDQAAMDAVKRWRYVPARQGDTAIAFWYAQPVDFALS is encoded by the coding sequence ATGTGGTCGGCACCTGCACAGCCTAAACGTCTCCCCGTGCTGCTGGTCGTGGGTCTCTTGCACCTGGGCCTGCTCCAGCTGGCCCTGTTGCGCCTGCAGCAAGACCCGGTAAGGCGCGAGCCGGTTCCCCTGATGACCACCCTGATTCTGCCCGCCCCTGTTCCAGAGCCCCAAGCGGCGCCCGAGCTGCAGCAGCCTCGCCAGACCACACTGGCATTGCCGCGTCGCGACCTTGTGGCCACGCCTGAAATCGACATTGCCCCGGTTACGCAGGTGCAACTGGCTGTGAGCACATTCAGCGAACCACCCGCACCCAGTCGTATCGAAACCCCGCCGACGCCGCCCAGTCCACCAGCCCCCATCGTGCCACCTCGCAGTGATGCCGCCCATCTCAACAACCCGCCACCGAGCTACCCGGGGCTATCCCGCAAGCTCGGCGAAGAGGGTCGGGTCATGCTGTTGGTGTTCATCCAGCCCGACGGCAAGGTCAGCGAAGTACGCCTCAAGCAATCCAGCGGCTTCGAGCGGCTGGATCAAGCCGCCATGGATGCCGTGAAGCGCTGGCGCTATGTGCCCGCCCGGCAGGGCGATACGGCCATTGCCTTCTGGTATGCCCAGCCGGTGGACTTTGCCTTGAGCTGA
- a CDS encoding YheT family hydrolase: MPHELPTYHAPNWLPGAHLETIYPALMLKRPPPPYQRAVWDTPDGDEIAVDWLVTDAPEDAPVLIHFHGLEGSANSHYAVALMRAARQQGWRGAVVHFRGCGGHPNRKPRAYHAGDSAEVDWIVRRVRATVAGPVFVAGVSLGGNALAKWLGEQGEAALSLINSAAVISAPLDLLAAGRVLDRGFNKWVYTREFLRTLRPKTLTQLAAFADELAYLGVSTEQIRAARTFRDFDDRVTAPLHGFKGVLDYWTRASSKPLLTRIAVPTLIINARNDPFLPASALPTHQEVSPAVTLLQPERGGHVGFVEGPFPGRIDWLPRCLLPFFAAHHGMAAAGTA, from the coding sequence ATGCCGCACGAACTGCCCACCTATCACGCTCCGAACTGGTTGCCTGGCGCCCATCTGGAAACCATCTACCCGGCCTTGATGCTGAAGCGTCCGCCACCGCCTTATCAGCGCGCAGTGTGGGACACCCCCGATGGCGACGAGATCGCGGTGGATTGGCTGGTGACCGATGCCCCGGAGGACGCGCCGGTATTGATTCATTTCCATGGACTTGAGGGCAGCGCCAACAGTCATTACGCGGTGGCGCTGATGCGGGCTGCGCGCCAACAGGGCTGGCGAGGTGCCGTGGTGCACTTCAGGGGCTGCGGCGGCCATCCCAACCGCAAACCGCGCGCCTATCACGCGGGGGATTCCGCCGAAGTCGACTGGATAGTGCGCCGCGTACGTGCCACTGTTGCCGGCCCTGTCTTTGTGGCTGGGGTTTCCCTGGGCGGTAATGCGCTGGCCAAGTGGCTGGGTGAGCAGGGTGAGGCTGCGCTGTCGCTGATCAATAGTGCTGCGGTGATCTCGGCACCACTGGATTTGCTGGCGGCGGGCAGGGTACTGGATCGCGGATTCAATAAATGGGTGTACACACGCGAGTTCCTGCGCACCCTTCGGCCCAAGACACTGACCCAGCTCGCGGCCTTTGCCGACGAGCTCGCTTATCTGGGTGTCTCGACCGAGCAGATCCGGGCTGCCCGCACCTTCCGGGACTTTGATGACAGGGTGACTGCACCCTTGCATGGGTTCAAGGGGGTGCTCGACTATTGGACCCGCGCCAGCAGCAAGCCCCTGTTGACGAGGATTGCCGTACCCACACTGATCATCAACGCACGCAATGATCCTTTCTTGCCGGCATCGGCCTTGCCGACCCACCAAGAAGTCAGCCCGGCCGTGACCTTGCTCCAGCCCGAACGGGGCGGCCATGTCGGTTTTGTGGAAGGCCCGTTTCCCGGCCGCATTGACTGGTTGCCGCGTTGCCTGCTGCCGTTCTTTGCCGCCCACCACGGCATGGCCGCTGCAGGCACAGCGTGA
- the gspE gene encoding type II secretion system ATPase GspE, with the protein MMYQRRASYGFARQRGAVDIADHGDSVDVLLRKGADLGGLMELRRLIGKPVNVEVLDTAAFDARLSQLFARQDSQSADVAEDIESDLDLSRLAQDLPAIEDLLEAEDDAPIIRLINALLTESLREGASDIHIEPFETRSVVRFRIDGKLRDVIEPKRALHAAIVSRIKVMANLDISEKRLPQDGRITLRIAGRPVDVRVSTLPTGHGERAVLRLLDKSAGRLDLEKLGMRGSTLDAMLRLTREPHGILLVTGPTGSGKTTTLYAALAALDASTTNIMTVEDPIEYDLDGVGQTQVNPRIDMSFARALRAILRQDPDVIMIGEIRDLETAQIAVQASLTGHLVLATVHTNDAPGAITRLVDMGIEPFLLASSLIGVLAQRLFRQLCPACKQAAAADLAEATALGIEPGATVYRATGCAACNHLGYKGRAGIFELLTVDDEIRRQIHDGASEASLREAAARGGMSSLRTDGIQQVIAGRTTLEEILRVTREA; encoded by the coding sequence ATGATGTATCAGCGTCGAGCCAGCTACGGGTTTGCCCGCCAGCGCGGCGCGGTGGATATTGCCGATCACGGCGATTCAGTCGATGTGTTGCTGCGTAAGGGCGCGGATCTGGGCGGCCTGATGGAGCTGCGCCGCCTGATCGGTAAGCCGGTGAACGTGGAAGTGCTCGATACCGCGGCGTTCGATGCCCGACTGTCGCAACTGTTTGCCCGTCAGGACAGCCAGTCTGCCGATGTGGCTGAAGACATTGAATCGGATCTGGACCTCAGCCGACTGGCGCAGGACCTGCCCGCCATCGAGGACTTGCTGGAGGCCGAGGACGACGCCCCAATCATCCGCCTGATCAACGCCTTGCTCACCGAATCGCTGCGCGAGGGGGCGTCCGATATCCATATCGAACCCTTCGAAACCCGCTCGGTCGTGCGCTTTCGCATTGACGGCAAGCTGCGCGATGTCATCGAGCCCAAGCGGGCCTTGCATGCCGCCATCGTGTCGCGGATCAAGGTGATGGCGAATCTGGATATTTCGGAAAAGCGTCTGCCGCAAGATGGCCGCATCACCCTGCGTATCGCTGGCCGGCCGGTGGATGTACGGGTCTCCACGCTGCCCACAGGGCACGGCGAACGTGCCGTGCTGCGCCTGCTCGATAAATCTGCAGGGCGACTGGATCTGGAAAAGCTGGGCATGCGTGGCAGCACGCTGGATGCCATGCTGCGCCTGACCCGCGAGCCACACGGCATTCTTCTGGTTACCGGGCCCACCGGCTCGGGCAAGACCACCACGCTCTATGCCGCGCTGGCCGCGCTGGATGCCAGCACCACCAACATCATGACGGTGGAAGACCCGATCGAATACGACCTCGACGGCGTCGGCCAGACCCAGGTCAACCCGCGCATCGACATGAGCTTTGCGCGCGCCTTGCGGGCGATACTGCGGCAGGATCCGGATGTCATCATGATCGGTGAAATCCGTGATCTGGAAACCGCGCAGATTGCCGTACAGGCCTCGCTGACCGGCCACTTGGTGCTCGCCACCGTGCACACCAATGATGCACCGGGCGCGATCACGCGGCTGGTAGATATGGGTATTGAACCCTTCCTGCTGGCCTCCAGCCTGATCGGCGTGCTGGCACAGCGCCTGTTCCGCCAGCTTTGCCCGGCCTGCAAACAGGCTGCGGCGGCCGACTTGGCAGAGGCCACCGCACTGGGCATCGAGCCGGGTGCGACGGTATACCGGGCCACGGGCTGTGCGGCCTGTAATCATCTGGGTTACAAGGGCCGTGCCGGGATTTTCGAGTTGCTGACGGTGGATGATGAAATCCGCCGCCAGATTCATGATGGCGCGTCAGAAGCCAGTCTGCGCGAAGCCGCCGCGCGCGGCGGCATGAGCAGCCTGCGGACCGATGGTATCCAGCAGGTCATTGCAGGCCGAACCACGCTCGAAGAGATCTTGCGGGTCACGCGCGAGGCGTGA